The Aspergillus luchuensis IFO 4308 DNA, chromosome 6, nearly complete sequence genome segment GTGTATGTAAACGAGAGCACCAAACGAGCCGCAACTGATGCCTGAGCATTGGTAGTGAACTCCGGATAAACGTAAATTCCTTGACTGCAAAAATTGATGCAAGACGGGCTGGAGAGCAGTGGAGGTGTATCACGATCGTGACCCCTGCGCTAGTGATCTGCAGCCCATGTTTGGAGTTTGCCCGAAGATGGGGGGATCGGCTGGTTCTTCCGGGCGTTGCGGATGATCCTCGGAACTGACCCCGTCTACGCTTCCTATGTCTTTCCTGATCGGCAGGAACACCAACTCAACTCTCCAAGTTTATTCATTCACTTACTTCACCTCGCATCTACAGCTTCGACCTTATTCATCTTCTGTGTATACTCAGTTGCGGTTACTATTCTACTATCCGCAAGTTCACACCCCTTTCTTCTATCTCCCCTGAGCTAAGAATAGCCCATCCAATGAGGACCCGCTGTTTCGAGCCAAACCCTATTTTGGCCTCGTCTCATCCTGAAACCCCACCGTTCGCTCGACCTCGACTTCCCAACTTTGGGGAGCTCTCTACGCCCTCTCTAGTCTACAAAGGCTAAACCTCAATCGGAAATGGTATCCGTTGCCAGGAACCGTCCATACAGACCCCGAGCAGCGAACCCGCGACCACTGAAGCAGCCTAAAATTCCCGAGACCAATAATGATCCCCTAAAGAAGAGGGTCTAACGGAATAGTCCCTCCAGACTATCCACATGGAAGCTTAGCACGCAAGAAAGAAGCACTTTAGAGTTTTACAATTCTCAAAGTCGCCGATGTAGTCGGAAGGTGGTGCCGACACTCGACTGGGGCTTTACCTTTTTCCCCTACGGCTGACCCTCGAACTTACTAGTGGCTGATTTCTTTCCCTCGAAACAAACCAACCTTGCTCACCAACCACCGTGACACTTTGCCGGGTCTGAGTGTTTCATATCCCAGTTACAACACTGGGAAGACGGGGAAAACGCGGGAAATTTTATCCACTGCCTCCATCGCGAGAGTTGAAAATAGAATCAATGTCTCCGTATCGAGCATCTGCCATGGCCATGATCGCGGAGTGGTGAGCAGCGTATCGAGATCATCTATTCGAATCAATGGCGGGATAGCGAGTGACAGATCTGCTAAAAATAGGTCATGGTCGGGTTATGAGATTGGGGTATGGAGTACACGGTCTACCATTGCTGGTAAGTCTACCCACTACGGCAGTAAATGTCCTTTCCCCATTGTGGTGCATGATTCGGCTTCTTGCTGCCCAAGGGTCGGGATTCTCTCTTCAATTGGATATCGCTCACGGCTCGATTTGTTGTCTGTGGGAATGGGAAAGAACAGAATCGGATGAGAAGCATGGTTCAACAGTCTAGACTGCTGGATCGGCGAAAATTCTGCATCTTGCGGGAAAATCCTGTCTGAGTTTATTTCACCTTGTAGGGGAAGACGAAGCGTCGATCAGCGATTAGTAACTTTGGTATCGGAAATGAGGCCCCGATTACCTAAATATTAACGAGATGAGGACTTTGGGACTCATGGTTGGGGTGATATCGTCAGGTATGAGAGACTACGCTGGGCTTGTTGGTTATTACGCGATATCCCGcaagggttggtggtgatgacgagTTGCCTCAGGATAGCGAAGTAGCTTGGTTGGGTGTTATCCGGTAGCAGCACATCACTTTTGGAAAGCACGAGATATGGTGCGATCAGGACCATATGTAGGTCAAGCCAGTTCTGACCTTGGTTTACCGGGGGATGAGAAAAACTTACCACACTGGGATATATGTAACTGCGAAGATACAGTCTTTCATGCTAGACGACTGTAGTAAATGCAGCATGACCTGGCATGTTCGCTAGCAGATGTGGCCTTGGAAGGGCGTCTATCTGATCAATTTGCTGTACTCTATACAACATTTCGCTTCTCAAACAGTCAATATTTCTGCTGCCAGATTAGGTATTGCAAGTTCTTTGCCTTGAAGACTCTTCATCTCAgcatcttcctttctctcaaACTCATACCTTATCTCTGACGCTATATGACTGCAGTCTCAGACTAACTCATCTTGTACTATCACATCCAGTCCTCCAGTgatttctcttttcatcGTTTTGTCTTCTATGACTCGGCGGCGTCACGATCAGACGGCTCAAAGTCGATTCCAGCCTGGTTCGGCATGCCCTTGTACGATCCAGCGGCTATGACTACTATCCAGACGCCTATCACACCTGATGCCTTTAGGCCTTAATGAATTCATGAAGTACATAGTCCTCAGCATGGATAAGAATGCATCTCTGAGGCTTTGAGTGGCATTCAATTTACCGCTATCCAGTCTTTCAAGAAACCTCCTTTCACCAATACAACACACACTCAAGTTGCGCAATGTGTCATATACACGGTTCCAAATTTCATCAGACTAAACGTTACATTCTAATCAATCAAGAAGCGACCCGACTGTCATCTGCTGGCGAATGCGTTTGTCCCTCGTCCATCACGTGACTGGCATTCATTTCCCCGCGTTTTCCGGCCCCATCCCGATTAGGCAAATGTTGCAGCCGATCCCCCCTTCAACGTCAGCCGCAAACAGAGATGACTGCTTCAAGTCTTCATTCCCAATCAGTGCATCTTCCTGAGAGCATGGCAGATTGGGTGTAGCGAGCACCATTGGCCACTTTAACAACTCACCATCGACAGGCCCAGAGCCCTATGATACCCGTCGATCAATAACCAAAGAATTCATTCGCTTCTAGAAGCCTGTTGTGTCCCTGCGACCCTGAAGATCCCGATAATCTCATTAAACCTCGGATACCCAATAAGGCGAACCACGGACCATCCCAAATATTGTTCGCCGATCCTCAACGGGCGAAATTTGACCTCTCATTTATCAGACCTCATCACCCAGCCATGATCCGTTGGCAAACGAACTATTACCTTCGTGCCTGCGGGCGGCGATCATCATTAAACGCCTGGGGTGTATCCCATCGGCCATCCTCACTCAGGATTAGGGGGAGATTTCAGCACCAAGCAAACTATGCAACTGATCCGCAACAATCCCCGAGGCAGCAGTCGGCCACGTTGCCCATCCTGGGGACGATTGTCGCTACCGCGGCTGTAACGCTCTTTGCGTCCGAGGCTTGGCGCGGAAGGGAAGCCTCCAAAACGCAGGACATTGCTAAAGATGTTCAATCCGGTCCATTTCAATCCGGATCATCCAAATATGCGGACGTCCCGACGATGCTTCGGGTACGTAGCACATTTGCAGCTTaaccatcattatcattaatCGCGATATACAGGCCGTCGAGGAAATCAAGGCAATCATCGGACCCGATAATGTAAGTGTTGACGCCGACGACATTGAAATTCACGGATACTCCGAATGGTCCAcgtccaacaccaccgcaCGACCGATTGCGGTTCTCAGTCCAGCCACGACAGAGGAAGTATCCGCAATCGCCAAAGTATGCACCAAATACAGGGTTCCGATGGTGCCATTCGGCGCCGGATCAAGCGTCGAAGGGAACTTTGCAGCTCCTCACTCGGGTGTCTGCATTGACCTGTCGCGGATGAACAAGGTCATTGAGCTGTACGAGCAGGACATGAATGTGACGGTTCAAGCAGGTGTGCGATGGACGGATCTAAACGAGGGGATCAAGTCTACTGGGCTGTTTCTGCCCATGGACCCCAGTCCTACTGCGTATGTGGGCGGTATGGTCGCGACAAATTGCAGTGGCACGAATGCGATGCGCTACGGGACGATGAAGGACTGGGTGGTTAACCTCACTGTCGTGCTTCCGGATGGAACAGTGATCAAGACGAAACGGCGGCCGCGCAAGTCTTCTGCTGGTTATAACTTGAACGCGCTCTTTACTGGATCGGAAGGGACTTTGGGGATCATCACGGAGGCGACGCTCAAGCTTGCTATCATACCCGAAGACAGCAGCGTTGGGATTGCTACTTTCCCCACAGTCGGTGACGCAACGGCCGCAGCATCGAAGTTGATCCGTGACGGTGTTCCCCTCGCGGCGTTGGAATTCATGGACGACGTGCAGATGAAGATCATCAACCAGAACGGTGGCGCAGGTGGGAGGTTTTGGTCGGAGGAGCCGACCCTCTTCTTGAAGTAAGTCCGATATTGATTTAAAACATAATGGTCAGCTGACAATCCAGGTTCACCGGATCCCGCACGGCAATCGACGACAGCATCCAACGCACAAAATCCATCTTAACCAACAACAAAGGCAAAGAATTGGTATTCGCAAAGTCCCGCGAGGAAGGCGACAATCTCTGGTCGGCAAGGAAGCAGTCCCTCTGGGCCATGCTGGCTGTGAGACCCGAAGGAACCGAAATCTGGTCTACGGATGTGGCTGTACCGATATCGCGGCTGGCTGAGATTGTTGGTAAGTTAACTTTAGAGCAATTGTGTTGCTCAATCAGTATTGACATGATCTTCAGAGCTCTCAAAGGCCGAATCCAGCAATCTGGGTCTGTTCTCCACGGTTCTAGGCCACGTCGGAGACGGCAACTTCCACCAAGCGGTGATGTACAACCCCCAGAGTCCAGAACAATACCAGGGTGTCAAGGCGTGTGTctcaaggatgatgaagcgaGCGCTTGAAATGGAGGGAACAGTTTCTGTAAGAGTCATTGTTCCTACATGACGTTTTAACATAAGTCTGACTAAAACAGGGCGAACATGGCATCGGATTAGGAAAGAAGGTCGGCAATCCCTAATCCCGTTGTATCATATTCTCAACGCTAACATCCACCAGGCCTATCTCGAGGAGGAACTCGGTACACCAACGATGCAACTAATGAGGGGACTGAAACGGAGCATTGATCCTCAGTACGTCACTCCTGTGTTCTCTCTCAGTCGCTTACTAATTTTTTTTAGCTGGTTAATGAATCCCGGCAAGGTCTTCGACGAACACTTTGAAGGATAGGATTGCAATATTCGCAATACCCTAAGCTCAATGTACATTTCAGAATAGAAGACTGTGCTTCCAGTGCACGAATAAACATCATCTCATTCCAGTCTGGGCGACAGTGTAGTAGACGTCCGGATACGTCTTGAGAGATCCACAGTTGATTGATAAGCAGGGAGTGGCTATGACATTCCAACGCTGTCATGGATGAGCATAAGTAGCGTCTTCTATATAACAAGTGCATGCGCACTGCAGCTGTCTATGTTGTCACAGATCAGGCCAACCACAGGTTGCCCCGCGCAGTGATTTCCGCATGTAGTTTAGTGTCCGCTCAGCTGTTTCCCGTCCCACCGCGCCAAGGCAACGAGGATTACAAACAGTGACTACAGATGAAGTCCTCGAAGCGGAATCTAGTCCTAAACCGGCAggcaagagaagaaacacAGACTGCTTTAATTAAACTCATGAATCCATTTCATTAACACCTCACATACAAAATGTACTTCTCACTATCTAAGGAGTCTCGGCAACATTGTACACCAGCTTCTCACCACTGACCTTATCAgccttgagcagctgcaacccctccaacacaCCCTTCAAACCCTCCCCACGCACACTAGGCCGATGCACCTTAATTTTGCCCTCAGCCAACAACTTCTGCGCAATATCCCAGAACTTGGCAGCAAACTCCTTATCCTCAGGCTTGGCCGGGAACGGCGTCTCACCAAACATGAACTCCTCACCCACAGCAGTATACGCCAGAGTCCACCGATCATTGACATTCTTCCGCTCAATGCCCACCGCCAAAAGCGCACTGTACTCACCACCCTCGGTAGAGATAGCCTCATCACAGAACTTGGCACTCGCCTCCAACGAGATAGTATCCAGCACCAACTTCAACTTGTTATCCGTAGCCTTCCggatctccgccgccgcatTCGGCGCATTGTAATCAAACACCTCATCGGCACCCAGACCCTTCACCAGGTCGAAGTTCCTTGGCGAGCACGTAGTCAGCACCTTGTACCCGGACAA includes the following:
- a CDS encoding FAD-binding oxidoreductase (CAZy:AA4;~COG:C;~EggNog:ENOG410PKGU;~InterPro:IPR016171,IPR006094,IPR036318,IPR004113, IPR016164,IPR016166,IPR016167,IPR016169;~PFAM:PF02913,PF01565;~TransMembrane:2 (o56-75i562-580o);~go_function: GO:0003824 - catalytic activity [Evidence IEA];~go_function: GO:0016491 - oxidoreductase activity [Evidence IEA];~go_function: GO:0050660 - flavin adenine dinucleotide binding [Evidence IEA];~go_function: GO:0071949 - FAD binding [Evidence IEA];~go_process: GO:0055114 - oxidation-reduction process [Evidence IEA]) translates to MIRWQTNYYLRACGRRSSLNAWGVSHRPSSLRIRGRFQHQANYATDPQQSPRQQSATLPILGTIVATAAVTLFASEAWRGREASKTQDIAKDVQSGPFQSGSSKYADVPTMLRAVEEIKAIIGPDNVSVDADDIEIHGYSEWSTSNTTARPIAVLSPATTEEVSAIAKVCTKYRVPMVPFGAGSSVEGNFAAPHSGVCIDLSRMNKVIELYEQDMNVTVQAGVRWTDLNEGIKSTGLFLPMDPSPTAYVGGMVATNCSGTNAMRYGTMKDWVVNLTVVLPDGTVIKTKRRPRKSSAGYNLNALFTGSEGTLGIITEATLKLAIIPEDSSVGIATFPTVGDATAAASKLIRDGVPLAALEFMDDVQMKIINQNGGAGGRFWSEEPTLFLKFTGSRTAIDDSIQRTKSILTNNKGKELVFAKSREEGDNLWSARKQSLWAMLAVRPEGTEIWSTDVAVPISRLAEIVELSKAESSNLGLFSTVLGHVGDGNFHQAVMYNPQSPEQYQGVKACVSRMMKRALEMEGTVSGEHGIGLGKKAYLEEELGTPTMQLMRGLKRSIDPQYVTPVFSLSRLLIFFSWLMNPGKVFDEHFEG
- a CDS encoding zinc-binding alcohol dehydrogenase family protein (COG:C;~EggNog:ENOG410PMCP;~InterPro:IPR013154,IPR013149,IPR036291,IPR011032, IPR020843;~PFAM:PF00107,PF08240;~go_function: GO:0016491 - oxidoreductase activity [Evidence IEA];~go_process: GO:0055114 - oxidation-reduction process [Evidence IEA]), whose protein sequence is MPQKAITVTAPKKGDLVTDRPIPKLRDDYILIKTVSVALNPTDWKHIEYLAPTGVLVGCDYAGIVEEVGPAVKKPFKKGDRVCGFVHGANAVQPEDGTFAEYIVAKGDIQMHIPDNLSFQDAATLGVGITTVGQALYQSLKLELPTEPAKGGNAGPILIYGGSTATGTLAIQFAKLSGYKVLTTCSPRNFDLVKGLGADEVFDYNAPNAAAEIRKATDNKLKLVLDTISLEASAKFCDEAISTEGGEYSALLAVGIERKNVNDRWTLAYTAVGEEFMFGETPFPAKPEDKEFAAKFWDIAQKLLAEGKIKVHRPSVRGEGLKGVLEGLQLLKADKVSGEKLVYNVAETP